A portion of the Leptospira kanakyensis genome contains these proteins:
- a CDS encoding STAS domain-containing protein: MIENWSDYTVESGDFKMEVLHQKFVPLAETAVYFELSGEINLYNSQVMKENLEILISKGISHIFLNFEQVSYIDSSGLGVCLGIHSRLMKQHGYIRIISPSEKVRYVLELTKLKSLLQIFPTLEQAVQAN, translated from the coding sequence ATGATCGAAAACTGGAGTGATTACACAGTTGAAAGTGGAGACTTTAAAATGGAAGTCCTCCATCAGAAATTTGTGCCCCTCGCAGAAACTGCAGTTTACTTTGAATTGTCTGGGGAAATCAACCTCTACAACTCACAAGTGATGAAAGAGAATTTGGAAATCCTTATCTCCAAAGGGATCTCTCATATTTTTCTAAACTTTGAACAAGTTAGTTATATCGATAGCTCTGGACTCGGTGTTTGTTTAGGAATTCATTCCAGACTGATGAAACAACACGGTTACATTCGTATCATTTCTCCCTCTGAAAAAGTAAGGTATGTTTTGGAATTAACGAAACTAAAAAGCCTGCTCCAAATTTTTCCCACCTTGGAACAGGCTGTTCAGGCAAATTAG
- a CDS encoding STAS domain-containing protein, with amino-acid sequence MADLQFPSLDLKTEFIEIKGERVLVVSFVGQITNTNAYEINRNISVIFRDSVYNIILELTKLDYINSIGVATLIGIIKTVESHHGKILIGGLNHFLENVIRLMDLPRKVQIFNTKQEAITNWEP; translated from the coding sequence ATGGCGGATTTGCAGTTTCCATCCCTGGATCTCAAAACAGAATTCATCGAAATCAAAGGGGAACGAGTTCTGGTTGTTTCCTTTGTGGGTCAAATTACCAATACCAACGCTTATGAAATCAACCGGAACATTTCCGTGATCTTTCGGGATTCCGTTTACAATATCATTTTGGAATTAACCAAGCTGGATTATATCAATAGCATTGGGGTGGCGACACTCATCGGTATCATCAAAACAGTAGAGAGCCATCACGGAAAAATTCTGATTGGGGGACTCAATCATTTTCTGGAAAACGTGATTCGGCTAATGGATTTACCGCGAAAGGTTCAGATTTTTAATACCAAACAAGAAGCCATTACAAACTGGGAACCGTAA
- a CDS encoding MarR family winged helix-turn-helix transcriptional regulator produces MGTKFKGSKKEVQALDAFIKLKRAAESLSSRLISEFTKWSISESQFGVLETLYHLGPLCQKDLGDKILKSTGNITLVIDNLEKRSLVERVRSVEDRRFISVHLTTEGKKLIEQIFPDHVKRITSEFAVLSPEEQEVLGKICKKLGKKTDALCK; encoded by the coding sequence ATGGGAACAAAATTCAAAGGATCCAAAAAAGAAGTACAGGCGCTGGATGCGTTCATCAAATTGAAACGCGCGGCCGAGTCTCTGTCTTCCCGATTGATTTCTGAGTTCACTAAATGGAGCATCTCAGAAAGTCAATTTGGGGTACTCGAGACTTTGTACCATTTAGGCCCTCTTTGTCAAAAAGACCTTGGGGATAAAATTCTCAAAAGTACAGGAAACATCACTCTTGTCATCGACAACCTAGAAAAACGAAGTCTTGTAGAACGTGTTCGCAGTGTGGAAGACAGGCGATTTATTTCTGTCCACCTAACGACTGAGGGAAAAAAACTCATTGAACAAATTTTCCCTGATCATGTTAAACGAATCACATCCGAATTCGCAGTATTGTCACCTGAGGAACAAGAAGTCCTTGGTAAGATCTGCAAAAAACTCGGTAAAAAAACAGACGCTCTCTGTAAGTAA
- the hflX gene encoding GTPase HflX, which translates to MDLARLVGEISVEIRRQVGLLIERTGYVTHLIVGNDNSIEIPHLDRYRVAHSRLRGLRLFHTHLKEHPLNQEDLMDLVLNRFDSITAACVGTDGIPKFFFSAFINPDPDAKEPWILSPKQYPGQLKYGYSEQVEALESEFTKKTSNLKESQKENRAFLVGVYDVRKMKRSPEHSMAELKELCRTAGIHVVDTYVQKRDPDPRTVVGKGKLQEIILTSVHKDIEHLIFDLELTPSQAKKISDASDLKIIDRTQLILDIFSKNAKSRDGKLQVELAQLKYLKNRLSELDDNMSRLTGGIGGRGPGETKLEIGNRRVEEKITRLENELRDLKRRRELNRKARSRNEIPIVGIVGYTNAGKSTLLNALTNSTVIAEDKLFATLDPTTRRIRFPEEREIIISDTVGFIHDLPPDLSQAFKATLEELGDADLLLHVVDSTNSNYAEQMEAVDTILNSLQLNEIPRMVVFNKADGLDEETRASFEKNEALLVSAVTREGLSHLLDLIEEELWKKKEPSPQVTVPSL; encoded by the coding sequence ATGGATCTCGCAAGGCTTGTTGGTGAGATTTCAGTCGAAATTCGCAGACAAGTCGGCCTCCTCATTGAGAGGACAGGTTATGTCACGCATTTGATTGTTGGCAATGACAACTCCATCGAAATTCCCCATTTAGACAGGTATCGTGTGGCCCATTCTAGGCTTCGTGGCCTTCGACTCTTCCACACACACCTCAAAGAACATCCGTTAAACCAAGAAGATTTGATGGATCTTGTCCTCAACCGATTTGATTCCATTACCGCTGCTTGTGTGGGCACCGATGGGATTCCCAAATTCTTTTTTTCTGCCTTTATCAATCCCGATCCCGATGCAAAGGAACCTTGGATCCTTTCTCCCAAACAATACCCAGGCCAGTTGAAGTATGGATATTCGGAACAAGTGGAAGCACTCGAATCCGAATTCACAAAAAAAACTTCCAACCTCAAAGAATCACAAAAAGAAAACAGAGCCTTCCTTGTCGGTGTGTATGATGTCAGGAAGATGAAACGTTCGCCGGAACATTCCATGGCGGAACTCAAAGAACTTTGTCGTACAGCTGGCATTCATGTTGTGGATACCTATGTCCAAAAAAGAGATCCCGATCCTCGAACTGTTGTGGGGAAGGGTAAATTACAAGAAATCATTTTAACATCAGTTCACAAAGACATTGAACATTTGATTTTTGATTTGGAACTCACACCTTCACAGGCCAAAAAAATCTCCGATGCGAGTGATTTAAAAATCATCGATCGCACCCAACTGATTTTGGATATCTTTTCCAAAAATGCGAAATCAAGAGATGGAAAACTCCAGGTAGAACTGGCCCAACTCAAATATTTAAAAAACCGACTTTCGGAATTGGATGACAATATGAGTCGCCTAACGGGTGGTATCGGTGGTAGAGGGCCTGGGGAAACTAAGTTGGAAATTGGAAACAGACGTGTGGAAGAAAAAATCACTCGTTTGGAAAATGAACTAAGAGACCTCAAACGTCGCAGGGAATTAAACCGCAAGGCTCGTTCTCGAAACGAAATCCCCATTGTGGGAATTGTTGGTTATACGAATGCCGGAAAATCAACACTGCTCAATGCCCTCACCAATTCGACTGTCATAGCAGAAGACAAATTATTTGCGACTTTGGATCCCACAACTCGTAGGATTCGTTTTCCAGAGGAAAGAGAAATCATCATTTCGGACACTGTGGGTTTTATTCATGACCTTCCCCCAGACCTTTCCCAAGCCTTTAAGGCAACTCTTGAAGAATTAGGGGATGCGGATTTGTTACTCCATGTGGTCGATTCCACAAACTCTAATTATGCGGAACAAATGGAAGCTGTGGACACAATTCTCAATTCATTACAATTGAATGAAATTCCGCGAATGGTTGTTTTTAACAAAGCAGATGGGTTGGATGAGGAAACAAGAGCATCCTTCGAAAAAAACGAAGCACTCCTTGTGTCTGCTGTGACCCGTGAGGGGTTATCTCATCTTTTGGATTTAATCGAAGAAGAACTTTGGAAAAAAAAGGAACCGAGTCCGCAGGTTACGGTTCCCAGTTTGTAA
- the galK gene encoding galactokinase has protein sequence MDSLISKENLNRFESIFGKTTQPIRLFQAPARINIIGEHVDYLGGTVLPAAINFAVQVYLRPNNTSNYKLHSVTYNQTVEFQKPLLPNPKAAWADYIAGVIVEIEKKGHLVPGFDFLVDGNIPQGSGLSSSAALEVVTAFAIKETFSFPISREEVAVIGQKAENLFVGTKCGIMDQFIISVGKANDCISLNTDTLNYSYHHFDLGNYEFYLINSNVKHSLKDSAYNKRRSECESALLKIQTKYPNFTQLYEVNLSEEELNHCHLTSEESKRTKHVTSERERTKIVITGLESGNFIEVGSALFHTHWSLSKDFEVSCPETDFIVDSLQNLGVTGARMIGGGFGGCVLVLDKKDHFSKIEEVLKKSYQQKFNLALDFYKFQISDGVKEIYI, from the coding sequence GTGGATTCTTTAATAAGTAAAGAAAATTTGAATCGATTTGAATCAATATTTGGAAAAACAACACAACCAATACGTTTGTTCCAAGCACCAGCTAGAATTAATATAATTGGAGAACATGTAGATTATTTAGGGGGAACCGTACTTCCTGCTGCGATCAATTTCGCAGTGCAAGTATACCTTCGCCCCAACAATACTTCAAACTACAAATTACACTCAGTCACTTACAATCAAACGGTAGAGTTTCAAAAACCACTCCTTCCCAATCCAAAGGCAGCGTGGGCTGACTATATCGCTGGTGTGATTGTTGAAATTGAGAAAAAAGGCCATTTGGTTCCTGGATTTGATTTTCTTGTGGATGGAAATATCCCCCAAGGATCAGGTCTTTCTTCCTCAGCAGCTTTGGAAGTCGTAACAGCATTTGCCATCAAAGAAACTTTTTCCTTTCCTATTTCCCGCGAAGAAGTGGCAGTCATTGGACAAAAGGCCGAAAATCTTTTTGTTGGAACCAAATGTGGGATCATGGATCAATTCATTATTTCCGTTGGCAAAGCAAATGATTGTATTTCCTTAAATACTGATACACTAAATTACTCATACCACCATTTTGATTTAGGGAACTACGAATTCTACTTAATCAACTCCAATGTAAAACATAGTTTAAAGGATAGCGCTTACAACAAACGAAGGTCGGAATGTGAATCCGCTTTGTTAAAAATACAAACAAAGTATCCAAATTTTACGCAACTTTATGAAGTCAATTTATCAGAAGAAGAATTAAATCACTGTCACCTAACAAGCGAAGAATCAAAAAGAACGAAACATGTTACTTCTGAACGAGAAAGAACTAAAATAGTCATCACTGGTTTGGAATCAGGGAATTTTATCGAAGTAGGATCTGCCCTTTTTCATACTCATTGGTCTTTGTCAAAAGATTTCGAAGTGTCTTGCCCCGAAACTGATTTCATTGTTGATTCTTTACAGAACCTGGGTGTCACTGGTGCGAGAATGATCGGTGGTGGGTTCGGAGGATGCGTACTCGTACTAGATAAGAAGGATCATTTTTCTAAAATCGAAGAAGTTTTAAAAAAAAGTTATCAACAAAAATTTAACCTTGCGTTAGACTTCTACAAGTTTCAAATTTCGGATGGGGTAAAGGAAATTTATATATGA
- a CDS encoding DUF4139 domain-containing protein: MKSKILPLTTLTLMIFTAAITSDSAFDMSTQSDRKSVSVTIYNGGIGLVRETRTLNLAKGIRTLRFEDVPSQIIPQTVRVKGEDPKKLTVFEQNYEYDLISPERLMDKYIGKEVTLYNETKEKTTSVKATLISNNGNPVYKIGDEISLGYNGRVTVPTIPENLYAKPTLVWKLKNDVEKEQTLEVSYQTHGLGWSADYILVLDKEEELCGLNSWVTLNNNSGAEFKNAILQLVAGKVNLISNQANTYANQPRSVKKTMMKEYSESADAPEFNQENLSEYYLYTLDQPTNIGYNQTKQVQLFQSEGIEIKKYFVFENLPMYEGNEKNFNNATIKYIFKNAKKNNLGRPLPLGTIRVFKADSKGRQQLLGEDTIDHTPENEEVKIKTGQAFDVVANGKRLSNEVFKLSRGDKSTYSAEIRNRKKEAIEVRFYVSLWGDWNITKSSHKFTKESSTKAYTDVPLKANETVTVEYTVETKYQ, encoded by the coding sequence ATGAAATCCAAAATATTACCCTTAACCACTCTAACACTTATGATTTTTACAGCAGCCATTACCTCTGATTCCGCATTTGATATGTCCACACAGTCTGACCGCAAATCAGTCAGTGTTACCATTTACAATGGGGGGATCGGTCTTGTTCGAGAAACTCGAACTTTAAATCTTGCGAAGGGAATTCGGACTTTGCGTTTTGAAGATGTTCCTTCTCAAATCATCCCTCAAACCGTAAGGGTCAAAGGAGAAGATCCTAAAAAACTTACAGTATTTGAACAGAACTACGAATACGATTTAATTTCCCCTGAACGCCTTATGGACAAATACATTGGAAAAGAAGTCACTCTTTACAATGAAACCAAAGAGAAAACCACTTCCGTCAAAGCAACGTTAATCTCGAATAACGGAAACCCTGTGTATAAAATTGGAGATGAAATTTCTCTTGGTTACAATGGCCGGGTAACTGTTCCGACCATCCCTGAAAATCTTTATGCGAAACCTACTCTGGTTTGGAAACTAAAGAACGATGTGGAAAAAGAACAAACTTTAGAAGTTTCTTACCAAACCCATGGCCTTGGATGGTCTGCTGACTATATCCTTGTTTTGGATAAAGAAGAAGAACTTTGTGGGTTGAATTCTTGGGTTACTTTGAATAACAACTCTGGTGCTGAGTTTAAAAATGCAATCTTACAACTTGTGGCAGGAAAGGTAAATTTAATCTCCAACCAAGCCAACACTTATGCGAACCAACCTCGCTCCGTTAAAAAGACAATGATGAAAGAATATTCTGAATCCGCAGATGCTCCAGAATTCAATCAAGAGAATTTGTCAGAATACTATTTATATACATTGGACCAACCAACCAATATCGGTTACAACCAAACCAAACAAGTCCAACTTTTCCAATCAGAAGGAATCGAAATCAAAAAGTATTTTGTTTTTGAAAACCTACCTATGTATGAGGGAAATGAAAAGAATTTCAATAACGCAACCATCAAGTACATCTTCAAAAATGCGAAGAAAAACAATTTAGGTCGCCCGCTCCCACTAGGAACCATTCGCGTTTTTAAAGCAGATTCTAAAGGACGCCAACAACTTCTGGGAGAAGATACGATTGACCACACTCCTGAAAACGAAGAAGTAAAAATTAAAACGGGCCAAGCCTTTGATGTAGTTGCCAATGGCAAACGACTTTCAAACGAAGTGTTCAAACTTTCCCGTGGAGATAAATCAACTTACTCTGCAGAAATTCGAAACCGAAAAAAAGAAGCAATCGAAGTTAGGTTCTATGTTAGCCTTTGGGGTGATTGGAATATCACTAAATCCTCTCATAAATTCACAAAAGAATCCTCAACGAAGGCTTATACAGATGTTCCTCTAAAAGCCAATGAAACCGTAACTGTGGAATATACTGTAGAAACAAAATACCAATAA
- a CDS encoding phytoene desaturase family protein, whose product MENKYDVIIIGSGIGGLAVASILSQVAKKKVLVLERHFKLGGFTHTFKRLGKFEWDVGIHYIGDLAEGSMLRTLFDSITRKGVKWNKMEEPFEVFDYPEFSFPVYGEKEKFVSDLKLKFPLESEAIDRYFQDVETFTQWFGRHFTLKALPAVFEKAAKFLNLNHIPTPYITTKEYMDTHIQDENLRALLCSQWGDYGLPPATSSFAIHSMIVTHYFNGGYFPIGGSSKIVDSIEPIVEENGGSLKILHTVKEILLEGDKAVGVKVEVQKGKTFSEEKFYADVIVSDAGAYTTYNKLLPKEHSSAFQKPLETLSTQGTTSITLYIGFKESPTKLGFHGENHWIFPYTNHDASYAKRNDLAEGKPPMMYLSFPSLKNPEAEDHTAEAISFADYSLFAKWKDEPWKKRGEDYTKLKERITEGMLEFLEKRFPGFRDLIEFTELSTPITTEFFTGHKEGSIYGLSCTPERFQQEWLGVRTTIKNLYLTGADACSPGVAGALMGGIAASSVVLGFTGTLRLMKELFQKSQETG is encoded by the coding sequence ATGGAAAACAAATATGACGTAATCATTATCGGTTCTGGTATAGGTGGCCTCGCGGTCGCCTCTATCCTTTCCCAAGTAGCCAAAAAGAAAGTGCTAGTTTTAGAACGTCATTTTAAGTTAGGTGGATTCACCCACACCTTCAAACGACTTGGAAAGTTTGAATGGGATGTGGGGATCCATTATATCGGAGACTTAGCGGAAGGTTCAATGTTACGAACTCTTTTTGATTCTATCACCAGAAAAGGTGTGAAGTGGAACAAAATGGAAGAACCTTTTGAAGTTTTCGATTACCCTGAATTTAGTTTTCCTGTTTATGGAGAAAAAGAAAAATTTGTTTCGGACTTAAAACTCAAATTTCCTTTAGAATCCGAAGCCATTGATAGATACTTTCAAGATGTAGAAACCTTCACCCAATGGTTTGGAAGGCATTTTACACTCAAAGCTTTGCCCGCCGTATTTGAAAAGGCAGCAAAGTTTTTAAACTTAAACCATATTCCCACACCTTATATCACTACCAAAGAATATATGGACACTCATATTCAGGATGAGAATTTAAGAGCACTTCTTTGTTCGCAGTGGGGTGATTATGGTCTTCCTCCTGCCACATCTTCTTTCGCCATCCATTCCATGATTGTTACCCATTACTTTAATGGCGGTTATTTTCCTATTGGTGGTTCTTCCAAAATAGTAGATTCGATTGAACCCATCGTAGAAGAAAACGGTGGGAGTTTGAAAATCCTTCACACAGTCAAAGAAATCCTTCTCGAAGGAGACAAGGCAGTTGGTGTGAAAGTAGAAGTTCAAAAAGGAAAAACTTTTTCTGAAGAGAAATTTTATGCTGATGTGATTGTTTCCGATGCCGGAGCCTACACAACGTATAACAAATTATTACCGAAAGAACATTCCTCTGCTTTCCAAAAACCTTTGGAAACTCTCAGCACACAAGGAACCACTTCTATCACACTTTATATTGGATTTAAGGAATCTCCGACAAAACTCGGATTCCACGGCGAAAATCATTGGATCTTTCCTTATACAAATCATGACGCTAGTTATGCGAAAAGAAATGATCTGGCAGAAGGGAAACCTCCGATGATGTATTTATCTTTCCCTTCCCTAAAGAATCCGGAAGCAGAAGACCACACCGCCGAAGCCATCAGTTTTGCTGATTATTCTCTGTTTGCCAAATGGAAGGATGAACCTTGGAAAAAACGAGGGGAAGACTATACAAAACTCAAAGAAAGGATCACTGAAGGGATGTTAGAATTCTTAGAGAAACGATTTCCTGGATTTCGGGACTTAATCGAATTCACTGAGCTCTCCACCCCCATCACTACGGAATTTTTTACCGGTCATAAAGAAGGTTCTATCTATGGACTTTCCTGTACACCGGAGCGCTTTCAGCAAGAATGGTTAGGTGTGAGGACAACGATCAAAAATCTTTACCTAACAGGAGCGGATGCCTGCTCTCCTGGAGTGGCTGGTGCTCTTATGGGCGGAATTGCAGCCTCCTCTGTGGTTTTAGGGTTTACTGGAACACTTCGGCTCATGAAAGAACTTTTCCAAAAGAGCCAAGAAACCGGTTGA
- a CDS encoding homoserine dehydrogenase: MKEVRIGLLGAGVVGTSLLQLLDKNREKIQRHYGINLQLTTIATRSPGKLQGKTNVPITEDVLSVTNRSDIDMIVELIGGTDTAYKAVRAALENGKTVITANKALLSEKGRELYPIAAKTGAELGYEAAVAGSIPIIRTLRDGLSSCEFEVICGILNGTTNFILTKMEQEAWDYSTALKKAQDLGFAEADPTFDVEGIDAGHKIGLLASLAFREYVSFASLSVKGISDLQSLDIQSALSLGYRIKLLGISKRSFAGVLTKVHPTLVPLDHPLANVMNESNAVFYKTKEADSGMITGKGAGGMPTASAVLSDIIYYASRLGSKDIAKENNLFPEAKAFPEPDNLVRYYLRFSTVDKPGVLAEISQVLGRHNISIASVQQKESTSEPVSVIVVTHAATEGEFQKSLQEIDTMSTIIKQKTVAIRLLEKL; encoded by the coding sequence ATGAAAGAAGTTCGTATTGGTCTATTGGGTGCCGGAGTTGTCGGCACTAGCTTACTCCAACTCTTGGATAAAAACCGAGAAAAAATCCAACGTCATTATGGAATCAACTTACAACTAACGACCATTGCCACCCGTAGCCCGGGAAAACTCCAAGGTAAAACGAACGTTCCAATAACAGAAGATGTATTATCTGTAACAAATCGTTCGGATATCGATATGATTGTTGAATTGATAGGCGGAACCGATACCGCATACAAGGCGGTTCGTGCAGCTTTAGAAAATGGGAAAACGGTCATCACAGCCAACAAGGCATTGTTATCCGAAAAAGGTCGGGAATTGTATCCAATCGCTGCAAAAACTGGTGCTGAACTTGGTTATGAGGCAGCAGTAGCCGGTTCCATCCCCATCATTCGTACGTTAAGAGATGGACTCTCTTCCTGCGAATTTGAAGTCATCTGTGGAATCCTGAACGGAACCACAAATTTTATTTTAACCAAAATGGAACAAGAAGCCTGGGACTATTCTACGGCTCTGAAAAAAGCACAAGACCTTGGATTTGCAGAGGCAGACCCAACCTTCGATGTGGAAGGAATTGATGCTGGCCATAAAATTGGTTTGCTTGCGAGTCTTGCCTTCCGCGAGTACGTTTCGTTCGCATCCCTTTCTGTAAAAGGAATTTCTGACCTACAATCTTTGGACATCCAATCCGCACTTTCTCTTGGATACCGAATCAAACTTTTAGGAATCTCTAAACGAAGTTTTGCGGGAGTTCTCACCAAAGTCCACCCGACTCTCGTTCCTCTCGACCATCCCTTGGCAAATGTGATGAATGAATCCAATGCAGTTTTTTATAAAACTAAAGAAGCAGATTCAGGAATGATCACAGGAAAGGGAGCTGGGGGAATGCCAACAGCAAGTGCGGTTCTCTCCGACATCATTTACTACGCATCCCGACTCGGAAGCAAAGATATCGCAAAAGAGAATAATCTATTTCCGGAGGCGAAAGCCTTTCCAGAGCCTGACAATTTGGTTCGTTATTACTTACGTTTTTCCACGGTGGACAAACCTGGGGTTCTTGCTGAAATTTCTCAGGTGCTTGGCCGTCATAATATTTCAATTGCATCCGTCCAACAGAAGGAGTCCACTTCGGAACCTGTGTCAGTGATTGTCGTCACACATGCAGCGACAGAAGGGGAATTTCAAAAATCTCTGCAGGAAATTGATACTATGTCGACCATCATCAAACAAAAAACTGTGGCCATCCGCCTATTGGAGAAACTGTAA
- the mtnP gene encoding S-methyl-5'-thioadenosine phosphorylase: MANVVKIGVIGGTGLYSIDGMEIIKEIHPDTPWGKPSDTITIGRFKGKEIAFLPRHGKGHSLNPSEVPARANIAALKQLGVEEIIAFSSVGSLRQEIAPRDFVIPSQIIDRTKARPSTFFENGMVAHAPFADPFSPGLGKKVEEAAKQIGLPIHSNKTLICMEGPLFSTRAESHMYRSWGADIINMTVLPEAKLAREAEILYQMVCMSTDYDCWKEDEAHVTLEMVLGNLSKNAETAKKLLSALIDLLGKSDDTSLVGSTKFSLVTSPEKRNPEQIEKLKFLFPTYF; encoded by the coding sequence ATGGCAAATGTAGTGAAAATCGGGGTCATTGGTGGAACTGGCCTATATTCAATTGATGGAATGGAAATTATCAAAGAAATCCATCCAGATACACCTTGGGGCAAACCATCGGACACGATCACTATTGGTCGTTTTAAGGGTAAAGAAATTGCGTTTTTACCAAGACACGGAAAGGGACATTCATTAAATCCTAGCGAAGTTCCGGCACGAGCGAACATAGCCGCATTAAAACAGTTAGGCGTAGAAGAAATTATAGCTTTTAGTTCTGTGGGAAGTTTACGCCAAGAAATTGCTCCTAGAGATTTTGTGATTCCTTCACAAATCATTGATCGTACAAAAGCGCGACCATCTACATTTTTCGAAAACGGAATGGTGGCTCATGCTCCTTTTGCTGATCCGTTTTCACCAGGTCTTGGTAAAAAAGTGGAAGAAGCTGCAAAACAAATCGGCCTACCGATTCATTCTAACAAAACTTTGATTTGTATGGAAGGGCCATTATTTTCTACAAGAGCAGAATCCCATATGTACAGATCTTGGGGAGCTGACATCATCAACATGACTGTCCTTCCAGAAGCAAAACTAGCAAGAGAAGCAGAGATTCTTTACCAAATGGTTTGTATGTCTACTGACTATGATTGTTGGAAAGAAGATGAAGCCCATGTCACCTTGGAAATGGTTTTGGGTAATCTGAGCAAAAATGCGGAAACAGCTAAGAAATTACTTTCGGCGCTGATTGATCTTTTAGGAAAGTCGGATGATACAAGTCTTGTGGGCAGTACAAAGTTTTCTTTAGTGACTTCACCAGAAAAAAGGAATCCAGAACAAATTGAAAAATTAAAATTCCTTTTTCCTACTTATTTCTAA
- a CDS encoding formylglycine-generating enzyme family protein encodes MKKLLLILFVLGINMAPLVSQEETSEESPFASTKKKVQLWKGEVVGVYKNRLWIKVRIYRNQRISKLSLNEIKSLFVETKEFPVYQKLTNLKQGVLLVRDTVWEEKNINQKNQFIEVVLVGDYKPDLDSKMKEITTDAYISSYIEEDFFTEPDAFFKGRFTPPRKTVFHPKDRKEMVLVTRGLFLYGQGTDPSSDSFNPYYLEPKPSNLKEIPSFYIDKYEVTNAEYAYFLKQTNTQSPPHWIGGKYPAGEGDFPVVHLTYREVERYASWVGKRIPTEWEWEKAARGPGVIEFTNRDETLGYQIIATKYPFGDEYDSLYCNTRESKIGKAQSVLELSTEGASPYGAIGMCGNASEWTSSDYQLYPGHHIKNFSFGKIYKVVRGGSYSDSAKNSTASARSYGGIPNLSEDRRAGFRLVMDYRD; translated from the coding sequence ATGAAAAAACTACTATTGATTCTATTCGTTTTGGGGATAAACATGGCACCCCTTGTTTCGCAAGAGGAAACTTCGGAAGAATCACCCTTTGCATCGACTAAAAAGAAAGTCCAACTCTGGAAAGGCGAAGTTGTCGGTGTTTATAAAAATAGACTTTGGATCAAAGTTCGCATTTATCGCAACCAACGAATCTCTAAACTCTCTTTAAATGAAATTAAGTCCTTATTTGTAGAAACAAAGGAATTTCCCGTGTATCAAAAACTCACGAATCTCAAACAAGGGGTTCTTTTGGTTCGAGATACGGTCTGGGAAGAAAAAAACATCAATCAAAAGAATCAATTCATCGAAGTGGTATTAGTAGGTGATTATAAACCAGATTTAGATTCCAAAATGAAAGAAATCACTACGGATGCTTATATTTCCAGTTATATCGAAGAAGATTTTTTTACAGAACCCGATGCCTTTTTTAAAGGAAGGTTTACCCCTCCGAGAAAAACAGTTTTTCATCCCAAAGATAGAAAGGAAATGGTTCTTGTTACCAGAGGTCTTTTTTTATACGGCCAAGGTACGGATCCTTCTAGTGATAGTTTTAATCCTTATTATTTAGAACCAAAACCTTCCAACCTAAAAGAAATCCCTTCCTTTTATATTGATAAGTATGAAGTCACAAATGCTGAATATGCTTATTTTCTAAAACAAACGAATACCCAAAGTCCTCCTCATTGGATTGGGGGAAAATATCCCGCAGGGGAAGGGGATTTTCCAGTTGTTCATCTCACCTACCGTGAAGTAGAACGTTATGCGAGTTGGGTGGGAAAACGAATTCCTACCGAATGGGAATGGGAAAAAGCAGCCCGTGGACCCGGTGTCATCGAATTTACCAACAGGGATGAAACTTTGGGTTACCAAATCATTGCTACCAAATATCCTTTTGGGGATGAATACGACTCTTTGTATTGTAATACAAGGGAATCAAAAATCGGCAAAGCCCAATCGGTATTAGAATTATCCACGGAAGGGGCAAGTCCCTATGGGGCGATTGGAATGTGTGGGAATGCTTCCGAATGGACTTCCAGTGATTACCAATTGTATCCAGGGCATCATATCAAAAACTTTTCTTTTGGGAAAATTTACAAAGTAGTTCGTGGAGGTTCTTATTCAGACTCTGCGAAAAATTCTACAGCCAGTGCTAGATCTTATGGTGGGATTCCTAACCTATCCGAAGATAGGCGAGCGGGATTTCGATTGGTGATGGACTACCGAGATTAA